A genomic stretch from Sphingobacterium sp. ML3W includes:
- a CDS encoding ATP-binding cassette domain-containing protein codes for MSNPIVSTEQLTFRYTNAKSIEFPDIHIEKGQHTLLLGDSGTGKTTLLNMLGGLSRPDTGHVKINGQDLALLSNSKLDKFRSQYIGFIFQEAHLLKNLTLLENIKLAQSLAGKKVNVDEIHQVLKQLQLDHKTAAYPNELSRGQLQRAAIARSVINKPALLIADEPTAALDDNNTNRVLELLLDIADTAGSTLLITTHDKRIKDQFSKMYLLK; via the coding sequence ATGAGCAATCCGATCGTATCTACTGAGCAGCTAACATTCCGATATACCAATGCAAAAAGCATCGAATTTCCTGACATCCATATCGAGAAAGGACAACATACACTACTATTAGGAGATTCAGGTACAGGTAAAACAACCTTACTGAATATGTTAGGTGGCCTATCCCGACCTGATACTGGTCATGTTAAAATTAATGGTCAAGATCTTGCCCTATTATCAAATAGTAAACTAGACAAGTTCAGATCGCAATATATTGGGTTTATCTTCCAGGAAGCTCACCTTCTCAAAAATTTAACTTTGCTAGAAAATATCAAATTAGCACAGTCGCTGGCTGGAAAAAAAGTCAATGTAGATGAGATTCATCAGGTATTGAAACAATTGCAGTTGGACCACAAAACCGCGGCCTATCCAAATGAACTGAGCCGTGGTCAATTGCAACGTGCCGCGATTGCACGTAGTGTCATTAATAAACCGGCCCTACTCATTGCCGATGAACCTACAGCAGCTTTAGATGATAATAATACAAATCGCGTACTAGAACTTCTTTTGGACATCGCAGATACCGCTGGCTCAACGTTGTTGATCACAACACACGATAAACGGATCAAGGATCAGTTTTCAAAAATGTATCTCTTAAAATAA
- a CDS encoding FtsX-like permease family protein, protein MNTIQLVWKNLSRQFGSVFLSILLTAFGISILAVLSITGETFEKQLDNNSKNIDLVIGAKGSPLQLILSSVYHIDNPTGNIPLDELEPLRQNPLVQLAVPLSLGDNFKGHRIVGTDSSFLTIYDTKINEGRIWQKNFEVVIGEQVAKKHHFKLGDQINSSHGLSKDGHSHDEHPFTIVGILKQNNNITDNLILTNLESVWYVHGIAHAHEDHETPAQKEQREREEDREETVKAHQHHHGEDLTENSSAQTTTVAKEHHDHSDHDHEHEEEGVFVKSIGADMVKQNGLEITAILVKYQSPAAIGILPKMIDQQTDMQAASPAMESTRLFSLLGVGIDSLAILAYVIMLIAGLSVFINLYNALKQRKYDLAIMRTLGASKGKLFNIVLLEGLTITIVGGLIGLLLTHLALYYISNQTSQSADFIEAFKLHPKELVFLLVACLIGVLAALIPAIKAYKTSISGTLSNK, encoded by the coding sequence ATGAACACGATACAGTTGGTTTGGAAAAATTTAAGTAGACAATTTGGTTCTGTCTTTTTGAGCATTTTACTGACAGCTTTTGGAATCTCCATACTTGCTGTGCTCTCTATCACAGGTGAAACATTTGAAAAACAACTTGACAACAACAGTAAGAACATTGACCTTGTCATCGGAGCCAAAGGTAGTCCACTTCAATTGATCTTGTCCAGCGTATATCATATCGACAATCCAACAGGAAATATCCCCTTAGATGAACTCGAACCATTACGCCAGAATCCGCTTGTCCAATTGGCGGTTCCGTTATCCCTTGGCGATAATTTTAAAGGACACCGTATTGTGGGGACAGATTCTTCCTTTCTAACGATTTACGATACTAAAATAAACGAAGGCCGCATTTGGCAAAAAAACTTTGAGGTTGTTATTGGTGAGCAGGTCGCAAAAAAACACCACTTTAAACTAGGTGACCAAATCAACAGCTCTCATGGGCTGAGCAAAGATGGTCATAGCCATGACGAACATCCTTTTACGATCGTCGGTATTCTAAAGCAAAATAACAACATAACGGACAACCTCATATTGACCAACCTCGAGAGCGTCTGGTATGTTCATGGCATCGCACATGCGCATGAAGACCATGAAACCCCAGCCCAGAAAGAACAACGTGAGCGCGAAGAAGATAGAGAAGAGACCGTCAAAGCACACCAACATCACCACGGCGAAGACCTTACGGAAAATTCTTCGGCTCAGACAACAACAGTAGCAAAAGAACATCACGATCACTCGGATCACGACCATGAGCATGAAGAGGAAGGCGTATTTGTCAAATCTATCGGGGCCGATATGGTGAAACAAAACGGATTGGAAATAACCGCTATCTTAGTAAAATATCAGTCACCTGCTGCTATTGGTATACTACCCAAAATGATCGATCAACAAACAGATATGCAAGCTGCTTCTCCAGCAATGGAAAGTACACGTCTGTTTTCACTCCTAGGTGTAGGAATAGATTCATTAGCCATCCTTGCCTATGTTATTATGTTAATTGCAGGGCTGAGCGTATTTATTAATCTCTATAATGCACTGAAACAACGCAAATATGATCTTGCTATTATGCGCACGCTAGGTGCCTCTAAGGGGAAATTATTCAATATTGTCCTGCTCGAAGGCTTGACCATAACAATTGTCGGTGGACTGATAGGTTTGCTATTGACACATTTGGCATTATATTATATCAGCAATCAAACAAGCCAGAGTGCGGATTTTATCGAAGCTTTTAAGCTACATCCAAAAGAATTGGTATTTTTGTTAGTAGCTTGTCTCATTGGCGTTCTAGCAGCTCTAATTCCTGCAATCAAGGCGTATAAGACAAGTATATCAGGAACTTTATCGAACAAATAG
- a CDS encoding 16S rRNA (uracil(1498)-N(3))-methyltransferase: MQLFFTPELSPSLENFILSEEESKHAVRVLRMNTGDRLYLIDGRGGLYEAEIIDPHPKRTVLRILSVKENYQQPNYHLHIAVGPTKNIDRIEWFLEKATEVGIQEITPIICEHSERKEVKLDRLNKVIVSAMKQSLKAYLPQLNPAVSFKQFIKDIPKDGTQKAIAHCVDSDKKYLNQIFEPGQHYIILIGPEGDFSAEEIDLALASGFLPVSLGDARLRTETAALAACLETSLINR, encoded by the coding sequence ATGCAGTTATTTTTTACACCGGAATTAAGTCCTTCTTTAGAAAATTTTATCCTCTCTGAGGAAGAAAGCAAGCATGCGGTTCGTGTGCTTCGTATGAATACGGGGGATCGTTTATATTTAATTGATGGTCGGGGCGGCCTGTACGAAGCTGAGATTATAGATCCACATCCGAAACGTACTGTACTTCGCATTTTAAGTGTCAAAGAGAACTACCAACAGCCAAACTATCATTTGCATATTGCTGTTGGACCGACCAAGAATATAGATCGTATCGAGTGGTTTTTGGAGAAAGCTACCGAGGTAGGGATTCAAGAGATTACACCTATTATCTGTGAACATTCAGAACGCAAGGAAGTAAAGTTGGACCGCTTGAATAAAGTCATTGTATCAGCCATGAAACAGTCTTTAAAAGCGTATTTACCTCAATTGAATCCCGCTGTATCGTTTAAACAGTTTATAAAGGATATTCCAAAGGATGGTACCCAAAAGGCAATTGCACACTGTGTCGATTCCGATAAGAAGTATTTGAACCAAATATTTGAACCTGGACAGCACTATATTATTTTGATAGGCCCAGAAGGAGATTTTTCAGCAGAGGAAATTGATTTAGCCTTAGCATCTGGCTTTCTACCTGTATCGCTCGGAGACGCACGTTTGCGCACAGAAACAGCGGCTTTGGCAGCTTGCCTCGAAACCTCACTAATCAATAGATAA